From the genome of Plasmodium malariae genome assembly, chromosome: 9, one region includes:
- the PmUG01_09048400 gene encoding conserved Plasmodium protein, unknown function produces MRSHPVINILLNKYKNLYNKLSKNSHIILLPEVKTLMNVQIDLDFIKKHIFCKSHLKDIYINLFDQCIESDTKFVYTSYGFEENRICEIIKIETNSNYNFLKIIFINIPVEGEWGVQWEENVSLHYHLSNNPNENSSKDLIKYKNDLTLFFNKNGNCRQFLYSKLSHFIYTYIIVKGYENCIGKKIITIVDDTLKLQNNANEKLFGKDIKTSLIKYTYSYLYSIIWKQLIKYYEKIESKIQEKMNYLRKDLNCFLKKLGLENVSLFHVETLSFHIKQIEKCNNPIDKIIILDNISKIICEIISCTNQNLKKQNLAIYDINSDSLIAILVAAISYGQVQNIISHSIHLHMYIDNLKASEKIDKLSFIFTIFHTSIIYLCDIKDV; encoded by the exons ATGAGAAGTCACCCagtgataaatattttacttaacaaatacaaaaatttgtataataagCTGTCGAAGAATagtcatataattttattgccAGAAGTTAAAACGTTGATGAACGTACAAATCGATTTGGactttataaaaaagcatatattttgtaagagtcatttaaaagatatatatataaacttgtTTGATCAATGCATTGAAAGTGATACAAAATTTGTTTATACTAGTTATGGTTTTGAAGAGAATAGAATATGTGagattataaaaatagaaacaaattcgaattataattttttgaaaataatttttattaatatacctGTGGAAGGGGAATGGGGAGTGCAATGGGAAGAAAATGTATCCCTGCATTATCATCTTAGTAACAATCCTAATGAGAATAGTAGTaaagatttaataaaatataaaaatgatttaactttattttttaataaaaatggaaattgTAGACAGTTcttatattcaaaattatcACATTTTATctatacatacattattGTCAAAGGATATGAAAACTGCAtagggaaaaaaattataacaatcGTAGATGATActttaaaattacaaaataatgcTAATGAAAAACTTTTTggaaaagatataaaaacttcattaattaaatatacctattcttatttatatagCATCATATGGAaacaattaattaaatattatgaaaaaatagaatctaaaattcaagaaaaaatgaattatctTAGAAAAGActtaaattgttttttaaaaaaattaggtcTAGAAAATGTTAGCTTATTCCACGTGGAAACACTCTCCTTTCATATTAAACAG ATTGAAAAATGTAACAACCCAATTGACAAGATCATCATTTTAGATAacataagtaaaataatatgtgaAATAATTTCCTGCACAAAtcagaatttaaaaaaacaaaatttagcTATTTATGACATTAATAGTGACAGTTTAATTGCTATCCTTGTCGCTGCCATATCGTATGGTCAAGTACAAAACATAATAAGTCATTCTATTCAtttacacatgtatatagataatttaaaagcGTCTGAAAAAATTGACAAGTTGTCTTTTATCTTCACAATATTTCATACTTCCATCATTTATCTTTGTGATATAAAGGATGTGtaa
- a CDS encoding transcription factor with AP2 domain(s), putative → MTDINKRSVRTRRKKTMNSLYYNSDYSNDLNNEESKNKINFIKKSDTLTTTTTSSTTTNNNNNTNNSSHKLKENSKKYLELYNNNNNNNISSRQQEGSSNNSLMNNLNGNSIISHDHNKKFDYSEEISSSNTCSNTNGNINSNTNGNISNSASDDESIIKIRKSNKWNDNNINVKNEVKLESTTTSSKIDKNKNYTSANISGTKCSYNRVKHISNNSENNYAKMAEKLPHVVGVRFDKSQNRWLSGICINGRCINRYFPVYKYGFEEARKLAIQHRKNFETANIGHIKKQQGESKTSHLNLLNINSQIPNGFKDIQGKNKLIFKYLSYDSIQKEWVVTYDYDNKVLVNKFPVDIYGYNNAYEMAVHCINKLTICNQDNNKMCKNVNKSENPKNLKGENNNVSSNSSTICSSNISTIGGSNISTIGSSNISTIGSSNISTIGSSSISTVGSSNISTIGSSNISTVGSSNISTIGSSNNVNGHAQNDLNDHDGANMPFSLRRDKLSKLINANNNNLITHNNNNSKLNFERGEAGYINHSIHSSQISHNNHSGNNIHGNHSMLNMDNMNNSHSKDFDCIDEEQKHFIDIDTSNQGDNKSFLSDSNSHYKKESSFLSNDLKLLNGIKRINTNSTNNNEKENGNNTSSSLNHQNVNNRAHLNYKKDLYKNESSCVLVNNSNFNIFNMDNEVENTTMTSSDNNKDFINELGKNNVQSKTTTTHYNNNYKKFSEDNGKLLQLLNSNLISDEDKNAYLLLSNVIKRNNIIKSFDNNSNHHPYGEEKDKQERKLSALVNSSDYDYRVDLHSRIHDNSNSSNNNSNHTSGSGSGINNNNESGVSANRLSDYQSHAAFAKFNNNANKEGSSISNINVEEKEKDKNNNSNSNNNSKNNSYSNSSSTDNVITLERNDTWDGNKMYENLNKLKENRNGEGEIISNDNNKNENEKNFKINEHLNYENILNFNKMIRNILNNNSADNNEKIIKGINILKNMTMSDKLNVINFNRICNSYSLNSKKDGTNSTGIVGDIVDNNKSNNDTVSYSNSVSENNNNCQVVEKWNRQEQHINYDDYIIVKNEEDDDVVDNDDQEEVKKSDSKDCTQEEVEEKEEEDDKDEKDEKEQNNNKEKITTYDVLTEVENNNSIENIEKKNDPMDEDANIMARTSSIINKYEEEGNNNKSDAAANDGVSDCSAEKLNNNSIKDSNKKKASSEKVINSEFNDIAFKLCPWKKGIQWDHKKNMWICKLWNNNGNEITKHIYVKNKEGIEIGYNYCSKMRMTSFVYYLFKELNKLPKLEEISHNLEQLCFVVDYYKDNNINRKQFFFEEGISKAFINSVDYLNKQKGENNDDNLYDITKFVNEQHYHDIELLDDLFKELNYFEYNRNVINDSNSSIRSSDNNGDNNDYSIGILSGDNYKYGNSCYSSNSYNSATCEQTKTAYSLKPWVKGIIWEEKMKKWIVFFKDKNKNLRISFFNPSDYNSDVVLCYNKCCEYVAQIKESNNFDENTEEFSESIRNFIKTIEFDKIVHKNNKIAYGSNASAAATVTSNTSNTTMYGKKKGNNFLSYINSKEEEEDTRCNDEDSEIESAINISLDKMFFQRDSNNNSNSNNSNSNNNSNSNSNSNNNNNNNNDLNSNSHSNSSTFNNAGNNVSVKESLKKLNYFEKRKFHLSGSSSFSDLQPSSHHHHYHHNASTGKNSSSSSSSNKGGIHFELSSGNTSSLILGENNANYNANNNNSLENHKFPVLESEEKLLEENKVLRNHHSELYNNLNHNMKYEEDGKRDRKKKGEIENKNTDNNSSRSSSSSSSSSNSNGNNNSTACTSQKEGKKYSGLGENNNDSSNNSSSNNYYYNSGHLLNGGHIHDEENMYKMDLSESEKQKKESIMVNNEYDYSNSNFLAEDGSSNASPARGIKSELINFDSNLLAGSNSVEANSDIMVNGSINQHIINGNNSMYDSTNINIGGGGGGVSTLKECDIAGMMLSSYGKGMNNNNSNTNGNNNSSSNNCSSNNCSSNNSSSYNNSSNNNSSNNNSSNNNSSNNNSSNNNSGNNNSGSSGRLLKNYDKYVNMENRSIKKSTEKLDSLIDNSVNVRLPKSEILNQAASLPKLQGMFFDKRRNYWTVSVCGFRKSFGVRTRGVYQAYKLAAEFRNRILETNKGKSYPHKSSSMTCNYKYNVKNGIIKDEKANFITDSVNLGELSEKKTTSLCNMSNHKDLYTLNERRGNFNLKSDNRTNTQANVYDYVSEKKASGIMNCNSNSSSNSVCYEENYSNTENDKAVYNLKSSKGNSSNDNNKKGSRSSYAPSKYDNSAASTDATITNSSSNINNNNNNNNGTNSSSSCGNAIDSSLIHFLNDPDMMKENKNNNSSLFNKANNNNMLNISSSNSAISNTGITTNYNNYSPTHIYEVDNIHNNNIQDYYIKSEHIKNDMTKSDEYKNSTTKGACSSCSSSNNKNLNHNILMRNFINGDNNDDNNNNNNSNVRINASTNGVDNDGAGTYNNVSIINGNNNVESGENNVGGSSSSSSVSTSNNVGGGSSSSCNKNKLHMTASYAEQCHELYGKNLNGVVVGYEHLLHNCKTLTDANIINKLNTQIIDEKLCFGYTNNMAAVYPSEEQYENNKEDIYKSYNFDSDNNKPFSFNNTFIDETVEERDIRINKEVNKCKFVDGLIYDEANKCFRIKINGYRKAYSVIRRGVKEAYKLSIEAIQQIKRQNKLSDYNCATSTNMNNNGNSNSNCNNSCNNISINSEQTQINSNNLTHFYNSSSDNSRHGSLYNFHHNSSSSVCKNKQELQNNDTPDDMYDHPQDVNNILSDHTRQDASGEAKKNSEDDIFPILNVDDKYYELLKTAIIICLNDILMNCIPKVFNIYKNLNITNNVKLEDILNGERKRKEQSLKYHIKYTQNSIGVSSLIPYLKLFSTEILNNILPSAQSLEIQRLIIHSLDLQTYNTSY, encoded by the exons atgaCAGATATAAACAAGAGATCAGTAAGAACTCGAAGAAAGAAAACTATgaattctttatattataatagtgATTATAGTAAtgatttaaataatgaagagtcaaaaaataaaataaattttattaaaaaaagcgATACACTAACAACAACTACTACGTCTAGTACTACTacgaataataataataacactaataatagtagtcataaattaaaagagaattcaaaaaagtatttagaattatataataataataataataataatattagtagTAGGCAGCAGGAAGGATCAAGTAATAACTCATTGATGAATAACCTAAATGGTAATTCTATAATATCGCATgatcataataaaaagtttGACTACTCAGAAGAAATTAGTAGTAGCAATACATGTAGCAATACAAATGGTAATATAAATAGTAACACAAATGGCAATATAAGTAACAGTGCAAGTGATGATgaaagtataataaaaatcagaaaaagcaataaatggaatgataataatataaatgtgaaaaatgaagtaaaattaGAGAGTACTACTACATCATCGAAAATagataagaataaaaattacacaaGTGCAAATATATCAGGTACTAAATGTAGTTATAATCGTGTAAAacatatatcaaataatagtgaaaataattatgcaaAAATGGCAGAAAAGTTACCCCATGTTGTTGGAGTAAGATTTGATAAATCACAAAATAGATGGTTATCAGGAATTTGTATCAATGGTAGATGTATTAATAGATATTTCCCAGTTTATAAGTATGGTTTTGAAGAAGCCAGAAAATTAGCTATACAACATAGAAAGAATTTTGAAACAGCTAATATAGGtcatataaaaaagcaaCAAGGAGAATCAAAAACGTCTCACCTAAATCTACTTAACATTAATTCCCAGATTCCAAATGGATTCAAAG atattcaaggaaaaaacaaactaatttttaaatacttGTCATATGACTCTATTCAGAAGGAATGGGTAGTTACGTATGACTATGACAACAAGGTATTAGTGAATAAATTTCCCGTAGATATTTACGGTTATAATAATGCATATGAAATGGCTGTCCattgtattaataaattgaCCATATGTAACCAGGATAATAACAAGATGTGTAAAAATGTGAACAAAAGTGAAAATCCTAAGAATTTAAAAGGTGAAAATAACAATGTGAGCAGTAATAGCAGCACAATTTGCAGTAGTAATATTAGTACCATCGGTGGCAGCAATATCAGTACCATTGGTAGCAGCAATATCAGTACCATTGGTAGCAGCAATATCAGTACCATTGGTAGCAGCAGTATCAGTACCGTTGGTAGCAGCAATATCAGTACCATTGGTAGCAGCAATATCAGTACCGTTGGTAGCAGTAATATCAGTACCATTGGTAGCAGTAATAATGTCAACGGGCATGCACAAAACGACTTAAACGATCACGATGGTGCCAATATGCCCTTTTCTTTACGCAGAGACAAACTTAGTAAGTTAATTAACGCAAATAACAATAATCTTATaacacataataataataatagtaagcTAAATTTTGAGCGTGGGGAAGCTGGTTACATAAACCATAGCATCCATAGCAGTCAAATCAGCCATAATAATCATAGCGGTAATAACATCCATGGAAACCATAGCATGCTTAATATGGATAACATGAATAACAGCCACAGTAAAGACTTTGACTGTATTGATGAAGaacaaaaacattttatagatatagatacaTCGAACCAAGGAGATAATAAATCCTTTTTAAGTGATTCGAATAGTCATTACAAAAAAGAATCCTCCTTTTTAAGTAATGACTTAAAACTTTTAAACGGAATCAAACGCATAAATACAAACtcaacaaataataatgagaaggaaaatggtaataatacTAGCTCTTCCTTAAACCATCAAAATGTGAACAATCGTGCACATTTGAATTATAAGAaagatttatataaaaatgaatctTCTTGTGTATTAGtaaataattcaaattttaatattttcaatatggATAATGAGGTAGAAAATACTACTATGACCTCTtcagataataataaagatttTATAAACGAgttaggaaaaaataatgtacaatctaaaacaacaacaactcattataataataattataaaaaatttagtgAAGATAATGGGAAACTTCTTCAACTTTTGAATAGTAATTTAATAAGTGACGAGGATAAAAATGCATATCTTCTTTTAAGTAATGTAATTAAACGAAACAATATTATTAAGTCATTTGACAATAATAGTAATCATCATCCCTATGGGGAAGAAAAAGACAAGCAAGAGAGGAAACTTAGCGCTCTTGTGAACAGCAGCGACTATGATTATAGAGTTGACCTCCACAGTCGCATTCAtgataacagtaatagtagtaataataatagtaaccaTACCAGTGGTAGCGGTAGcggtattaataataataatgaatcgGGAGTAAGTGCAAACCGCCTATCCGATTATCAGTCACATGCAGCTTTTGCAAagtttaataataatgctaATAAAGAAGGGAGTAGCATTAGTAATATTAATGTGGAAGAGaaggaaaaagataaaaataacaatagtaacagtaacaataatagtaaaaataatagttatagtaatagtagtagcaCGGATAATGTAATTACCTTAGAGCGCAATGACACATGGGATGGAAATAAAATGTACGAAAATTTGAATAAACTTAAAGAGAATAGAAATGGAGAAGGAGAAATAATTTCGAATGATAATAACaagaatgaaaatgaaaaaaatttcaaaataaatgaacatttaaattatgagaatatattaaatttcaacaaaatgataagaaatatattaaataataatagtgcagataataatgaaaaaataataaaaggtaTTAATATCCTGAAGAATATGACAATGAGTGATAAGTTAAACGTGATTAATTTTAACAGGATATGTAATAGTTATTCTTTGAATAGCAAGAAGGACGGAACTAACAGCACGGGCATCGTAGGAGATATTGTTGACAACAACAAGAGTAATAATGATACTGTCAGTTACAGTAACAGTGTTAGTGAGAATAATAACAACTGTCAGGTTGTAGAAAAATGGAATAGGCAAGAGCAGCATATAAACTATGACGATTACATTATAGTGAAAAACGAAGAAGACGATGATGTTGTAGATAATGATGATCAAGAAGAAGTGAAGAAAAGTGATAGTAAAGATTGTACACAGGAAGAGGTGGAAGAGAAAGAAGAGGAGGATGATAAGGATGAGAAGGATGAGAAGgagcaaaataataataaggaaaaaataactaCATATGATGTATTAACTGAagttgaaaataataattctattgaaaatattgaaaagaaGAATGACCCTATGGATGAAGATGCCAACATAATGGCACGTACCAgtagtattattaataagtaTGAAGAAGaaggtaataataataaatcgGATGCAGCCGCCAATGACGGAGTATCTGATTGCAGTGCTGAGAAACTAAACAATAACAGTATTAAagatagtaataaaaaaaaagcatcgtcagaaaaagtaataaatagTGAATTCAATGATATCGCTTTTAAATTATGCCCATGGAAAAAAGGTATACAGTGGGatcataagaaaaatatgtggATATGTAAGTTATGGAATAATAATGGAAATGAAATTACcaaacatatttatgtaaaaaataaagagggTATAGAGATAGGTTATAACTATTGTTCTAAAATGCGTATGACTAGTTTTGTATACTATTTATTCAAAGAATTAAATAAGCTTCCAAAACTCGAAGAGATTTCACACAATTTAGAACAGTTATGTTTCGTAGTAGATTATtataaagataataatataaacaggAAACAATTCTTTTTTGAGGAAGGAATAAGTAAAGCTTTTATAAATAGTGttgattatttaaataaacaaaaggGTGAGAATAATGATGACAACTTGTATGATATCACCAAGTTCGTGAATGAACAACATTACCATGATATAGAATTATTGGATGAtctttttaaagaattaaacTACTTCGAATACAACAGAAATGTGATAAATgatagtaatagtagtatTAGGAGTTCAGATAATAATGGTGATAATAATGACTATAGTATAGGTATTTTAAGTGGTGATAATTACAAGTATGGTAATAGCTGCTATAGTAGTAACAGTTACAATAGCGCCACCTGTGAACAAACGAAAACTGCTTACAGCTTGAAACCATGGGTTAAAGGAATAATTTgggaagaaaaaatgaagaagtggattgtattttttaaggataagaataaaaatttaagaataagTTTCTTTAACCCTAGTGATTATAATTCTGATGTTGTTTTATGTTATAACAAATGTTGTGAGTACGTTGCTCAAATAAAAGAATCAAATAACTTTGATGAAAACACAGAGGAGTTTTCAGAATCCATTCGAAATTTTATCAAAACGATTGAATTTGATAaaattgttcataaaaataataaaattgcgTATGGCAGTAATGCGTCCGCAGCTGCCACTGTAACATCAAACACTAGTAACACTACCATGTACGGGAAGAAAAAAGGGAATAATTTCCTTAGCTACATTAACAGCAAGGAGGAAGAGGAAGACACAAGATGTAATGACGAAGACAGCGAAATAGAGAGTGCCATAAATATTAGCTTAGATAAGATGTTCTTTCAAAGGGATAGTAACAACAACAGCAATAGTAACAACAGCAATAGTAACAACAACAGCAACAGCAATAGCAACagcaataataacaataacaataacaatgaTCTTAACAGTAACAGTCACAGTAACAGTAGTACCTTTAACAATGCAGGTAATAATGTAAGTGTCAAGgaatctttaaaaaaattgaactaTTTTGAAAAGAGGAAATTTCACCTAAGTGGTAGTAGCAGCTTCTCGGATTTGCAACCCTCTTCccatcatcatcattatcaTCATAATGCTTCTACTGGAAAAaacagtagtagtagtagtagtagtaacaaAGGTGGAATCCATTTTGAATTATCCAGTGGTAATACATCTTCATTAATTTTGGGGGAGAATAATGCAAATTACAatgcaaataataataactcGCTAGAGAATCATAAATTCCCTGTATTGGAATCAGAAGAAAAACTTCTGGAAGAAAATAAAGTACTCCGTAATCATCACAGTGAGTTATATAACAACTTGAATCATAATATGAAATACGAAGAAGATGGTAAAAGagacagaaaaaaaaaaggagaaattgaaaataaaaacacagacaataatagtagtagaagtagcagtagtagcagcagtagtagtaacagtaatggtaataataatagtactGCCTGTACAAGTCAGAAAGAAGGCAAAAAATATAGTGGTCTTGGAGAAAACAACAATGATAGCAGCAACAACAGCAGCAGTAACAATTACTACTATAATAGTGGACACCTGCTCAATGGTGGACATATACATGATGAGGAGAACATGTACAAAATGGATTTATCAGAGtcggaaaaacaaaaaaaagagagcATCATGGTGAATAATGAGTATGATTATTCGAATAGTAATTTCTTAGCAGAAGATGGAAGTAGCAACGCTTCACCTGCAAGAGGAATAAAAAgtgaattaataaattttgattCAAACTTATTAGCTGGTTCTAACAGTGTAGAAGCAAATAGTGATATAATGGTGAACGGAAGTATTAATCAACACATCATTAATGGAAACAACAGTATGTATGATAgtacaaatattaatattggAGGAGGGGGAGGAGGAGTATCCACGCTGAAGGAGTGTGACATAGCAGGAATGATGCTATCATCATATGGAAAAggtatgaataataataatagtaatactaatggtaataataatagtagtagcaATAATTGTAGTAGCAATAATTGTAGTAgcaataatagtagtagctataataatagtagcaataataatagtagcaataataatagtagcaataataatagtagcaataataatagtagcaataataatagtggGAATAATAATAGTGGCAGTAGTGGAAgattgttaaaaaattacgataaatatgttaatatggAAAATAGATCCATTAAAAAGAGTACGGAAAAGCTAGATAGCTTAATTGACAACAGTGTAAATGTAAGGCTACCGAAAAGTGAAATATTAAATCAAGCTGCTAGCTTACCAAAATTACAAGGTATGTTCTTtgataaaagaagaaattacTGGACTGTTAGTGTATGTGGTTTTAGAAAATCATTTGGAGTTAGAACAAGAGGAGTTTATCAAGCTTATAAATTAGCTGCTGAGTTTAGAAATCGTATTTTAGAAACAAACAAAGGAAAAAGTTATCCTCACAAAAGCTCAAGTATGACATGTAATTACAAGTATAATGTAAAGAACggaataataaaagatgAAAAGGCAAACTTTATTACCGATTCGGTTAATTTGGGTGAATTAAGCGAGAAGAAAACTACATCCTTATGTAATATGAGTAATCATAAAGACTTGTACACGTTAAATGAGAGAAGAGGTAACTTCAATTTGAAAAGTGACAATAGAACTAATACACAAGCGAATGTGTACGATTATGTTTCAGAAAAAAAGGCAAGTGGTATTATGAACTGTAACAGCAATAGCAGCAGCAATAGTGTATGTTATGAGGAAAACTACAGTAATACGGAAAACGATAAGGCAGTGTATAACCTAAAATCCAGTAAgggtaatagtagtaatgataataacaaGAAGGGTAGTAGATCGAGTTACGCCCCATCGAAATATGATAACAGTGCTGCTTCTACGGATGCTACTATTAcgaatagtagtagtaatatcaataataataataataataataatggaacTAACAGCAGTAGTAGTTGTGGTAATGCTATCGACTCGAGCTTAATTCACTTTTTAAACGATCCTGATATGAtgaaagaaaacaaaaataacaaCAGCAGCTTATTTAATAAGGccaataataacaatatgcTTAATATTTCATCAAGTAATAGTGCAATAAGTAATACAGGAATAACTacgaattataataattattcgcccactcatatatatgaagtagacaatatacataataataacatccaagattattatattaaaagtgaacatataaaaaatgatatgaCCAAATCAGACGAATACAAAAATAGCACCACCAAGGGTGCTTGTAGTAGttgtagtagtagtaataataaaaatttgaatcATAACATCCTAATGAGGAATTTCATTAATGGTGATAATAACGacgataataataataataataatagtaatgtGAGAATAAATGCAAGCACAAATGGGGTTGACAATGACGGTGCGGGCACTTACAATAATGTGAGTATTATCAATGGTAATAACAATGTAGAAAGTGGAGAAAATAATGTTGGAggtagtagcagtagtagtagtgtTAGTACTAGTAACAATGTTGGAGgtggtagtagtagtagttgtaataaaaacaagCTGCATATGACAGCTAGCTATGCCGAACAATGTCATGAATTGTACGGGAAAAATTTGAATGGTGTAGTAGTAGGATATGAACATTTGCTTCATAACTGTAAAACCTTAACAGATgctaatataataaataaactgAACACTCAAATTATAGATGAAAAGTTGTGCTTTGGATATACAAACAACATGGCAGCAGTATATCCTTCAGAGGAGCagtatgaaaataataaagaggATATATACAAATCGTATAATTTTGACTCAGATAATAATAAGCCTTTCagttttaataatacatttatagaTGAAACTGTAGAAGAAAGAgatataagaataaataaagaagtaaATAAGTGTAAATTTGTGGATGGACTAATTTATGACGAAGCTAATAAGTGCTTCcgtataaaaattaatggtTATAGAAAGGCATATTCAGTTATTAGAAGAGGAGTGAAAGAGGCTTATAAGTTAAGTATTGAGGCTATACAACAAATTAAAAGGCAAAACAAGTTAAGCGATTATAATTGTGCTACAAGTactaatatgaataataatggtAACAGTAATAGCAATTGTAATAACAGTTGCAATAATATTAGTATTAATTCAGAACAGACacaaataaattcaaataatttaacccatttttataattctagCTCTGATAATTCTAGACACGGTTCTCTCTACAATTTCCATCATAATAGCAGCAGTAGTGTTTGTAAGAACAAACaagaattacaaaataatgataCCCCAGATGATATGTATGACCATCCACAGGACGTGAACAACATCCTCAGTGATCACACCAGACAAGATGCATCCGGAGAAGCAAAAAAG aATTCTGAAGATGATATTTTCCCAATACTCAACGTAGATGATAAATACTACGAGTTATTGAAAACTGCCATAATAATATGCCTAAATGATATTCTTATGAATTGTATACCTAAagtatttaacatatataaaaatttgaacATAACAAATAATGTGAAGCTAgaagatatattaaatggtgaaaggaaaaggaaagaacagtccttaaaatatcatataaaatatacgcAAAACTCTATTGGAGTATCATCCCTTATTCCTTATCTCAAATTATTTAGCACGGAAATATTAAACAACATTTTGCCATCAGCTCAGTCCTTAGAAATACAGCGGTTGATCATCCATTCACTTGATTTGCAGACATACAACACGTCCTATTAA